The Myxococcales bacterium genomic sequence ACTCGTTTCGAAGCGCCCAAGATCCGGGGTGCGCCCGCCCGGCTCCAGGTGGGCGTCAACGCAGGCCTGCGGGGGAATGCGCCGGAATCGTACGGACCTACCGTTGACGCCAAGGATTCCGTGCGCCGAACAAAAGGCACCGCCGGTCTTCCTGAAAAGATCCGTTTGGTTCTGCGTTGTTGAGCGTCGGCAGCTCACCAAATAATGTCGCGCGCCGCCTCCCCCCATATTACGATCCGATCAATGGCAACCAAGAAGAACGTCCCCGAGGGACCCGTGGAGATTCCCGACCAGCTGGCGATTCTGCCGCTGCGCAACGCCGTGCTGTTCCCGGGCTCGATCATTCCGATCGACGTGGGCCGCAAGCGTTCGGTCAAGCTCATCGAGGAATCGATCAGCAAGGAAAAGCCGGTGATTGGCATCATCACCCAGCGCGATGCCCGCACCGAAGACCCCGAGCCGGGGGACCTCTACACCGTGGGATGTGCCGCCCGCATCCTCAAGGTCATCAAGCTCGCGAAGGACAACTTCTCCGTCATTCTCCAGGGCGTGTCTCGCATCCGCATGCTGGAGATCAGCGAGCAAGATCCCTACATCACCGCGCGGGTGCAGCCGGTGCCCGATCCCACCGAGTCGAACGTCGAACTCGACGCCCTGGTGGGCAACCTGAAGGACGTGGCCAAGCGGGTCATCAAGCTGATGCCCGAGCTTCCCAAGGAAGCCTCCGCGCTCGTCGACAGCGTGACCGATCCGGGGCAGCTGGCCGACCTCATCACCTCCAACCTCGACGTGCAGGTCGACGAGAAGCAGGAGGTCCTCGAGATCTTCGACCTCAAGGCCCGCCTCAAGCGCGTGCTGCAGTTCCTGACGCGGCAACACGAGGTGCTCAAGGTTCGCGAGAAGATCAACACCCAGGTTCAGGAAGAGATGGGCCGCAACCAGCGCGAGTACGTGCTGCGCCAACAGCTCAAGGCCATCAAGGAAGAGCTTGGCGAGATTGACGATTCGGGCGGGGATCTCGACGACTTCCGCGAGAAGGTCGCCGAGGCCAAGATGCCTCACGACGCCGAGAAAACGGCGCTCAAGCAGCTCGACCGTCTCAAGGTCATGCAGCCCTCCTCGGCCGAGTATACGGTCACCCGTACCTATCTCGAGTGGCTGGTCGAGCTGCCCTGGTCGAAGAGCACCGAAGACAAGCTCGACATCGCCAAGGCCCGCGACATCCTGAACGAGGACCACTACGACCTCGAGAAGGTCAAAAAGCGCATCCTCGAGTATCTGGCGGTTCGTAAGCTCAAGGCCGACAAAAAGGGTCCCATCCTCTGCCTGGCGGGTCCGCCCGGGGTGGGCAAAACGTCGCTGGGTCGCTCGATCGCGCGGGCGCTGGGCCGCAAGTTCGTGCGCATTTCCCTGGGTGGCGTGCGCGACGAGGCCGAGATTCGGGGCCACCGGCGCACCTACGTGGGGTCGCTGCCTGGCCGCATCGTGCAGGGCCTGAAAAAGGCCGGGTCGAATAACCCCATCTTCATGCTCGACGAGCTCGACAAGCTGGGGCACGACTTCCGTGGTGATCCCGCAGCGGCGCTCCTCGAAGTGCTCGACCCCGAGCAAAACTTCTCGTTTTCCGATCACTACCTCGAGGTGCCCTTCGACTTGTCGAAGGTGATGTTCGTGGCCACGGCCAACATCCTCGATCCGATCCCCGCGGCGCTTCGGGATCGTCTCGAGGTTCTCGAGATTCCTGGCTACACCCGCGAAGAGAAGCTGAACATCGCCAAACAGTTCGTGATCAAAAAGCAGCTGGAAGAGCACGGGCTCACGGAAGAGCGTGTGGTCTTCGAGGACACCGCGGTGGCCGAGATCATCGACGCCTATACGCGTGAGGCCGGCGTCCGCAACCTCGAGCGCGAGATCGCCTCCGTGGTCCGAGGTGTGGCCGTGTTGGTGGCCGAGGACAAGGCCAAGGAGAAGGAGGTGCTCTCCCTCGAGCGCATCCCCGATT encodes the following:
- the lon gene encoding endopeptidase La is translated as MSRAASPHITIRSMATKKNVPEGPVEIPDQLAILPLRNAVLFPGSIIPIDVGRKRSVKLIEESISKEKPVIGIITQRDARTEDPEPGDLYTVGCAARILKVIKLAKDNFSVILQGVSRIRMLEISEQDPYITARVQPVPDPTESNVELDALVGNLKDVAKRVIKLMPELPKEASALVDSVTDPGQLADLITSNLDVQVDEKQEVLEIFDLKARLKRVLQFLTRQHEVLKVREKINTQVQEEMGRNQREYVLRQQLKAIKEELGEIDDSGGDLDDFREKVAEAKMPHDAEKTALKQLDRLKVMQPSSAEYTVTRTYLEWLVELPWSKSTEDKLDIAKARDILNEDHYDLEKVKKRILEYLAVRKLKADKKGPILCLAGPPGVGKTSLGRSIARALGRKFVRISLGGVRDEAEIRGHRRTYVGSLPGRIVQGLKKAGSNNPIFMLDELDKLGHDFRGDPAAALLEVLDPEQNFSFSDHYLEVPFDLSKVMFVATANILDPIPAALRDRLEVLEIPGYTREEKLNIAKQFVIKKQLEEHGLTEERVVFEDTAVAEIIDAYTREAGVRNLEREIASVVRGVAVLVAEDKAKEKEVLSLERIPDFLGPQKHLPEVAERTSEPGVATGLAWTPVGGDILFIEATRMNGKGNLVLTGQLGDVMKESATAALSFIRSHSRWLGLDDNFLDKTDIHLHIPAGAIPKDGPSAGVTMFTSMTSLLTGKPIRSDVAMTGEITLRGLVLPVGGIKEKFLAAHRAGIKRVIMPERNSKDVIDIPEHLRKEIEIIYVKRMDEILPLALTEMPTLVGSMTSSITPAQVTSPSA